One genomic window of Pelmatolapia mariae isolate MD_Pm_ZW linkage group LG5, Pm_UMD_F_2, whole genome shotgun sequence includes the following:
- the LOC134627047 gene encoding caM kinase-like vesicle-associated protein — translation MPFGCLTLGEKKDYNSPSEVTDKYDLGQIVKSEEFCEIFRAKDRNTLKMYTCKKFHKKDGRKVRKAAKNEIKILKMVKHHNILQLVDAFETKKEYFIFLELATGREVFDWILDQGYYSERDTSNVMRQVLEAVAYLHSLKIVHRNLKLENLVYFNRLKHSKIVISDFQLAKLENGLIKDPCGTPEYLAPEVVARQRYGRPVDCWAIGVIMYILLSGNPPFYDDAEEDDSDNRDKNLFLKILSGDYEFDSPYWDDISDSAKSLVASLMEVDQDQRLTAQEAIAHEWISGNAASDKNIKDGVCAQIEKNFAKAKWKKAVRVTTLMKRLRASEQGDSGATGAPADPNAPSGAPAPPAGGSDGVAANIKGGCSEKAPETQTALSLLSAARQEEQARCNGDVPQMLPQRKGD, via the exons ATGCCATTTGGCTGTTTGACACTCGGGGAGAAGAAGGATTACAACAGTCCCTCAGAGGTGACCGACAAGTATGACCTTGGACAAATTGTTAAATC AGAGGAGTTTTGTGAGATATTCCGGGCGAAGGACCGGAACACCTTAAAGATGTACACATGCAAAAAGTTCCACAAAAAGGATGGAAGGAAAGTCAGGAAAGCTGCCAAGAATGAGATTAAGATCTTGAAGAT GGTAAAACATCATAACATCCTTCAGCTGGTTGACGCCTTCGAAACAAAGAAAGAGTACTTTATTTTTCTGGAGCT CGCTACAGGCAGAGAGGTCTTTGACTGGATCTTAGATCAAGGCTACTACTCAGAGAGAGACACCAGCAATGTTATGAGGCAGGTGTTGGAAGCTGTAGCTTACCTGCACTCTCTGAAAATCGTCCACAGAAACCTTAAG CTGGAGAACTTGGTCTACTTTAATCGCTTGAAGCACTCCAAAATTGTTATCAGCGACTTCCAGTTGGCAAAACTGGAAAATGGACTCATTAAAGATCCATGTGGGACTCCTGAATATCTTG CCCCTGAAGTGGTGGCGAGACAGAGATATGGAAGACCTGTGGACTGCTGGGCCATAGGTGTGATCATGTATATACT TTTGTCTGGGAACCCTCCTTTTTATGATGATGCTGAAGAAGATGACTCTGATAATCGTGATAAGAATCTTTTCCTAAAGATTTTGTCAGGGGATTATGAATTTGATTCCCCATACTGGGATGATATTTCAGACTCTG CCAAAAGCTTAGTGGCATCTTTAATGGAAGTGGACCAAGATCAGCGATTGACGGCACAAGAAGCCATAGCCCATGAATG GATTTCTGGCAATGCTGCCTCAGATAAGAACATCAAGGATGGCGTTTGTGCACAAATTGAAAAGAACTTTGCCAAAGCCAAGTGGAAG AAAGCTGTTAGAGTGACTACTCTCATGAAGAGACTTCGAGCATCTGAGCAGGGCGATTCTGGGGCCACGGGGGCTCCAGCTGACCCCAACGCACCAAGCGGTGCTCCTGCTcctccagcaggtggcagcGACGGCGTTGCCGCCAACATAAAAGGTGGTTGCAGTGAAAAGGCTCCGGAAACACAGACTGCACTCTCCCTGCTCAGTGCAGCCAGACAGGAAGAGCAGGCAAGGTGCAATGGTGATGTTCCTC